CGGGAGATCAGCGCCTCCTCGACCCGTGACTCGACCAGCCGGTGCGATTCGGGAAGATTCAGGAACTCGAGTACGTAGGGATCCTTGATCGCATCCAGCGGGCGACAGGGAATCAGCCCCTCGTTTGCCAGCTTTGATACGCCGACCTTATCGCGGCTCTTGAGCAGTCGCTCGAACAGCAGCGAGTTGATTTGGCGCTCTAATTGTCGCGCCGACCAGCCATTGCGCACAGTCTCAATCTCGTAGAAATCACGCACCTCGCGGCGCTCGACCTTTAGCAACGCCCGGTAATGCGTCCAAGATAACCCATTGTGCAGCTGGCCTGGAGTCCAGCCCGCACCGGACGCAGCGGATTCGCCACGCACCGCGTGTTGAATCTGCGCGACACTGCCCACCAGCCCTGCGCCGGATTCAACACGCACCGCGTGTTGAATCGTGACAAGCAACTCGGGGTAAGCCCGATAGAAGGCACGCATGTATTGGAGCGCACTCACTGAAAAGCCGCTACCGAACTCCTTGATCAGGTGTGCGGACAACTCCTTCAGCAAGGCGGCGCCGTACTCGGCGCGGAACTCCCCACCTTGCTCGGCTTCAACGATCTGTTTCCCGATCAGCCAGTTGGCCCTTACCAGAGAAGAGTTCACCGAGCGCACCGCCTGCGAGCGGGCGGCTTCCCAGATCTCGCGAATACGCGACAGCAAAGCACTGGCTGCCAACATCGTTTCGGGTGCCTGGGCCACCTTCTTGCGGCTCATCGCGACTCCTTCTCGCCGAACAGTTCCAACTGGCCTGGTGCCACGGGCGCGCTCGGCAGGTTCTCCACCCGAAGCGAGTAATCGTCGCGGCCCCACTCGCAGCGCGAGAGGACCTGTCGGGGGATCTTTTTGACCGTGAGATTGGAGTAGAGGTCGGTTCGGGCACGAAAGGCCGTACAGAGCACCAGAAGGCTACGCTCGGGTCCGACCTCGTCGCTCAGTTGCTCAAGCTGCTCATGATTCAGGTTGGCAGTGGTGATATAGATGAAGTCACTCTCGGTCGAGTAGCCGTGCTGCCAGTAGAGGGTATCCGACGGGGCGTAGATGAAGCCCTCCAGCTTGCACAGTGCCTCGGCGAGCATGGTGGCGTTGTAGTCGCGGTTGATGACCCAGTTGCCCCAGGTGTCCTTTTCCAGCAGCGAGGGCGCGAGCCGGTAGTAGCGGAAACCGCCGCCGCCTTTCCAGTCGACCGCCTTGCTGATGCCGCCGGGATCCTCGCCGTCGATGACCTTCTTCAGACGCGGGATGATGTGGGTGTGACAGTGCTCGCCAAGCTCGACCATGATCCAGCGGCGGCCCATTTTGTGGGCGACGGCGCCGGTGGTGCCGGAGCCGGCGAAGGAGTCCAAGATTAGATCACCGGGATTAGAGGCGATTTCAAGGATGCGCTTCAGAAGTTTCTCTGGCTTGGGCGTATCGAATTTCGATTCAATTCCTGCTAACTCAGAAATTTCCTTGGCCTCACGATTAGCTTCACGGTTGTCTCCAGCTTCCTCATAGCCCCACCAAGTCCATGGAACCATTTTGTTTTCAGATTCGTTCCAGAACTTTTTCCGCTGGGCCATTCCGTTTCCATCAAGCCCGAAGTAGATCCGATTGTCAGCAACTAGCTCTTCGAATCTCTCCCTTGTTGTGCTCCAGCATCTACCCTTAGGTGGCCACAAAGATCTACCGCTAGGCGTGATAATTTCGTAAGTTAAATTAGGCCGGATGTTCGGTGCATGGAATGGTACGGCTAACCAGTTCCCTCTTGGATCGTTGTCGCGGTTCTGGTATGTCGCTCTTTGCTTATCACTTGAGTCTAGTTTATTGACGAAAAACCTATCGAACGATTTAGAATAAACTAGAACGTGATCGTGCGCTGTTGAAAGGGCGCGAGCATCATTCCTGCGGGTCAGCGTCTTTTGCCAGACAACATTGGAAACGAAATTGTTTCTCCCAAAGGCTTCGTCGCACAACACCTTAAGGTAATGGCACTCGTTATCGTCAATAGTAATCCACAAAGACCCATCATCGGATAACAAACGCCGAATGCTCTCCAGGCGATCACGCATCAACGAAAGCCAAATGGAATGTTCCAACCCGTCGTCGTAATGGGTAAAGGCGCTGCCGGTGTTGTAGGGTGGGTCGATGAAGACACACTTCACCTTACCCGCGAACTCCGACTCCAGTGCTTTGAGCGCCAGCAGGTTGTCCCCGAAGATCAGCCGGTTGTCGAAGATGTCGTGATCTGTCATGCGATGCTTCGAGAGGTAAGACCTCGCCGGATCCTCCAGCAGAATCCGCGGCTCCAGGCGTGGCCGGTTCTCCTTACCGATCCAGGTCAGCTCCAGTTTCTTCGGATCAGCCATCAGAGCTTCCAGCCGTGCTGGTGGATGAACGCATCAAGGGCGACTTGCCGCCCCGTCCAGCGTCGAGAAAACGGCGCCGTATGGCTTCTCGGCCTTGATCATCGGTTGGTCCAAAACCGCGTGTTTCGGTAGGCGATCAAGCATCCTGAAGGAGTGGCAGGAGCGCCGGGGAGGCGTACCCTTGGAAGTGCAAACTGACCGAGGGAAACGCCGTTGTCCGATGCTCCTGCCTGTGTCGACTCTAGTGCAGATCGACGCCCCACGCCAATCCACGATCGCTTGGATCGCGCCAAGCACCTGCATGCGGTGGCGCAAGCCCAGCAGGATGGGCAGAGTCAACGCGCGGCGGTCAGCGGCGCCGGCGTGGCGCGCAGCACCCTGCGTCACTGGAACGCGTCCCCTGCGCCATCGGCGCCGGCGGCGCTGTCGGCCTTCGTCGAGACGCCCGAGGGCGTGGTGTGGCTGCGCCGGATCCTGGTTGCCGCGCACTGGAGCATCGGCGAGCAGGGCGGCGCGGGCGTGCGCGTGGTCTGCGATTTTCTCGAGCGCAGTGGGCTGTCGGCATTCATCGGCGCCTCCTACGGTGCGCAGCAGGCGTTCCATGCCGGCTTGGAGGAGCAGATCGTCACCGCCGCCACCGAACTGCGCGGGACGCTGGCCCAAGCCATGCCCCATCGCACACTGAGCATCGCCGAAGATGAGACGTGGAAAGACGGCATGCGTTTGGTGGGCATCGATGCGGTCTCGAACTTCATCCTGCTCGAGCACAGGAGCGATGAGCGCTCGGCGGCGGCCTGGACACGGGCGCTCGAGGGTGGACTCGAGGGGCTGAATGTCACGGTGGTGCAAGGCACCAGCGATGAGGCCAAGGGGCTGTTGGCGCATGTCGAGCGTGATCTGGGCGCACACCATGCCACGGACCTGTTTCATCTGCAGCATGAGGTCAGCCAGGCGATGAGTCTGTCGCTGAAGCGCGCCGAGCAACAGGCCGAGACGGCGGAGACCGAGGCGAAGGCGCGCTGGCAAGACGAATGCGCCGCCGAGCAGGCCTATCATCGGCGCCGCCACGGCCCCGGGCGCCCGCCGGCGTTCGCCGCGCGCATCGACGAGGCGCTGAGCGCTTACGTCCAAGCCAGCCTTGCGCGCGAGCAGGCCCACGCGCACCGCGCCGAGGCCAAAGCCCTGATCGGTGCGTTCAGCGAGGTCGATCATCCCTACGAGATCCAACAGGGACAGGCGCAAACCCCCGAGCAGTTGGAGGCGCGTCTGGGAACGCTGTTTGCGCGCCTGGAGGCGATCGCCGAGGAAGCGGATCTTTCCGAGCGTCTCTGCGCACATCTGGCCAAGGCGAAGCGCCTGACTCAAAGCCTCGTCGCCACGCTGACCTTCTTCTTCATGATGGTCAACACCCGGGTGCAGGCGCTGGACCTGGCACCGGCCATCGAGCAGGCGATGCTCGACGATCTGATCCCGGCGCTTTATCTGGAGCGCGTCGCCGCACGCAGCACCCGCGCCGAGCCCCGTCATCGACTCCGAGCACTGAGTGCGCAGCGTCTCGCCCCGCTGAGGCAGCCCTCGCACCCGATCCAGTCGCTGGATCCGCAGACCCGTCACCATCTCGAGCAGGTCGCCGGGGAGTGTGCCGATCTGTTCCAGCGCAGCAGCTCCTGTGTCGAGGGACGCAACGGCTTCCTCGCGCTCTATCAGCACGGGCATCACCGACTCAGTCCGCGCAAGCAGCAGGTCTTGACCGCCCTGCACAACTTTGCGATCAAGCGGCCCGACGGCACCACGGCCGCCGAGCGCTTCTTCGCTCAACCCCACCCATCCTTGTTCGAGCAGGTGCTCGAGCGCATGCCCTGGCCCGCCCGACCGGCCCGACGACGACCGCGCCCGGCAAGGCAGCCTTACCTCGTTCCTGTGGCGGCTTAGCAACAGTGGACCAATCGATGATCAAGGCCGGCTTCTCGACTCACGCCGTAACGGCTCGCGAGCTTTGAGAAGCGCACATCCGTCATTGGCTCCAGGTCGCTGGGCAGATGTCTCGTCTCGGCCATAAAATCCTGCGTCGGTATCAATACCTCGGCCGCAATGGCATTGCAGAAACGCTCAATCCGTTGTTCTCTCTTGGGTAACGCGTCGATGTAACCCGTATCCAGCTTGCTTAAGCCATTCATGCTCAAGAGGAGGTGCGCGAGCTCATGCAGCAGACTGAAGATCTGGCGCGTCTTGGTGGTGCTGTTGTTCAAGTAGATGAGCGGCAGGACGTCATCGGCCAGACAGAAGCCGGAAATCTCCTTCTGCTTGAAGGCCGCTTTGAACACAAAGACACCCGCATCCTCGATCGCCTTGCGCCACCCCTTGAGTGCCGAAACATCGCTGGCCCAGCGGATTTGCTTCTCGAGGGTGATTCCAAGGTGTTGGCGAATGCGCTCCGCTTGCTCCGCGAGCGGCTGCGAGGTGGCCAGGGACACGCTCTTCCAGATGAGATGCTCGGCGGGGTTGTGGCCGTCGTCGAGATCCCTTAAGGCAAGCTGATAGGCATGAGCGCGCCGGATATGCAGGTAGGTATCCCGCGCGAGGGTCTGCATGTCCGCGTCGGGGAGGGTTCGGAATTCGCGCTGTGGTAGCTGCTCCTCCGGCGGGCTCGGAAGAAAGAAGACCGCCAGCGGACGTTTGTAAACCTGATACGCCAACGTCTCCAGTTGCGGGTATGTCGGTGCCTTGGTGCCGGCCTCCCACGCAGCGACGTCTTCGGGATTGCGTTTGAGCATGGCTGCCACGTCGGTCACGCTCAGCCCGACCGAGACCCTCGCCCAACGAAAAATCTCCGGTTGCACTCCGGTGACAGGCTCATATCTCATTCGTGTCTTCCATCGCTGCGCGCGTTGCGCTCCGAAATGCCGCGTTCAATCGTGCCACGTTGCTCGGCAATCTGCACGGCAAGTTGGCCTTGCCGCGCGTCCGGCTTATCGTCGGGTGCGCGGGGCGATACCGTGCCGGGCAACGGCATCAGGCGGGCAGCAGTCTCGGGATCAAGCGGCTCGCCCTCATCCGTCACGGCAGCGAAGATCAGATGATCCTCTGATTGCTCCAAGGATTCTACGCTGAAGGCAAAGAGCGTGAGCCAGCCCGCGCGACCCATAAGCGGCTCGACGCGGCTGATCTTGCCGGGACGTTTGGCGTAGTAGGCCGGTAGGGTGGACGAGCGAGAGCGAAGTCCACCGAACCCCGCGCCGGCGCTGGTTGGTGGACTCCGCTGCGCTTGTCCACCCTACTGCGCTCGTCCACCCGACGGCGCGAAGTGATCGACCTGGCCGACATGGGATGCTTGACTGAGTCCTTACCAGCGGGGCGTAAACGCGCTCACCTCATCGGAGTCTTCCCGTCTCACACACCAAAGCCGCCGCGTTCGACCGCTCGGTTGCGGTTGATCCATCACCTTTTTGGCCTCGACAATCCACCTCACCGGCATCGACCGATTCAATGGCCTATGGCACTCACGATTCATCGGAAGCTCGCCTCCATCCTTGAGGAAATCGATCGCGAAGGCTTCGCGGAGCTTGTCCGCCTGTCGGTCCTGAAGAAGTGGTTCGAAAAGCCCGGACGACTGACCGCCTTCGCACTCTGGATCGCCGAGCAGGCCACAACCGGGGAAGCACCGACATCCGAGCCGGAAGCCGCGTTGTTGGCGCAAGTGCGCGCACTGCTTGCGGACCTGCCGGCGCGCGGCGACCTAAACCCACGGGCGATGCGGGAGCTTCAGGCACGGCTCGAGGCATTCCAACCCGACTACAGAAGCGTCAATTGGGGCCGGGTTCGCCTGGTCAACTCGAAGGCGCTGATGCTGTGCGAAGATGCGCTCGGGATCTGCCTGCGGCATCCGGACGACCCCCGCCTCGGCTACAAGCTTGCGGCTGACTACTGCGGGCACTACGACGCGAGGTACGGCAGAAACCTGAACGGCCCGTCGCGTGACCGCGTCGAGGAGATTGCCGTGTTCGTCGCCCGACGGGAAGCGGATGAAATCGCTTTCCCGCATGGGACATCGGTGCTCGGCGAGCCCTAGAAACGGCGCGAACGCGTCCGCCAACTCGAGATCCTCGTTCCTCTGGATGCCGACACCCGGGGAGGCGTCACATCGCCCTGCGACAGGAATCAGAGACCTTTGCGAGTTTCGGCTTTGGTCATCCTTTCGTCCAGGCATCTCGGGTTCCCCAACCGCCGGATGCCAAACTTCGGCTGCACGCCCGGGTACGCCGACTTCAGTCGGCTCCCGGGGAGCGGACTTCAGTCCGCCGTGCGGGCGCGCTCGGGCGACTGAAGTCGGTGTACCCGGGCGGTGATCTGGACACTGCCCGGCGAGCCCTTGCTAGTAATTCCGGCGATCCCGGCACGTGGCGCAGAGCGCCGGGGAGATGCGCGACACCGCGGAGCGGTGTCGCGAGTCCTTAAGGTTGGGTGGCCGGCCTAATGAGCGAGGCCGCACCAGCCCGGCCTCGATGGTCTTGCCGAGGCCCACTTCGTCGGCGAGCAGCGCACCTTTGGATAAGGGCGATGCAAAGGCAAAAAGGGCGGCATCGACCTGATGTGGGTTGAGATCAACCTGAGCGCTGGCGACCGCACCGGCAAGCCGCTCCGGACTGTCGGGCGGGAAGCGTCGCGTGAGCTCGTAGGCGATGTATTTGGCGTGGTAGTCCGTTGCGTTCATTGGGCTACTGAAAAGCGGCGACCAATCGATCGACGCGAGTACCTAGCATCCCCATCGTGCCACATGATCGATGACTCGCGTCGGGCGATTGTCCGGCAGAATCCGCGCCTCAAGTCTTGCCTCTTGGTCAACTTGTCAGGTCAGCGCGGCGACGCAGACGTCCCAAGCCTTGGGATGCTTGGCGCGAATCTCGCGAAACGGACTCAAGTGCTGGCCGGTTCCGGTAAGGTACCAGCCGAGCAGTCCATGATCGTCGGCCTCGCTCAGATCTTGGCAGAGCGCGTCGGGATCGACGTCCGACTGTTGTAGGGCGCGTTCGAATAGCGCCAGGATGCGTCTGTGGGTCTTGCGGTAGCCCGCCTCCAGGGCTTCGCGTCGGTCGAGCTGGAGTAGATCCACGGTCTTCGCGCCCCGCGCCGACGGAGCCTCGGTGGCGAGGTCATAGCGGGCCACGAAGGTGCAGGTGTCCGGGTTGAAGTCGATGAAATCCCAAGGGTTAACCTCTGAAGGATCCACCAATAGTGGCTGCGCGCCGGCATCCAACGGGAAGACATTCCCTTTGAATCGTCCGCATTCCGAACAGCAAAGGAGTAGGTTGGGCCAGCGGAACATCCGCTCCGGATAGGGCGTCTTCGGCCAGAAGTGTTCGATGTCCGTGCCGTGAGAATCCCCGCAGTACATGCATCGCTCGCGCATCCCGGCCATCTGCTTGAGTGTCTTGAGTACGGTCTGAAGCGGCTTGGTGTTGTCGCTCGCTTTATTTCACCGGCCGATTCCCGAATTGTTTCGCGCGGAATGCTCGCGGTTTTCCCGCACTGATCACCCCGGTGGCGCAGTGTCGGCAGGTGGAGGAGTGCGAGGAGCCCGAGGAGCGCGAAGGCGGTGTGTGGAGTGCGTCGCGGCGGTGTTCGACGCGCCCGGGTCGGGCGCCTGTAGGGAGGGTGCCCGGCGGGTGGCGACCCGCCGGGCAAGGGTCGCTCAGAAGGGCAGCGGATCGTCGAAGTCGTTCTCGAAGAGGTCCAGTTGGGTGACGGCGTCGGGCGGCGGGTCCGGATCCGGATCGGTGTCCTCGCCGTAGAGCCACTGCTGCACGGCCGCTCCGTAGCGCGCCTGGATCTGCACGAGCAGTTCATCCAAGCAATCCTGGACGGCCCAGGCCTGCTCGGGCGTCCAGTCCTCGGGCAGGAGGATGGTGAAGGGTTCGGGGAGCCGGCTCATGGGGCGACCTCCTCGCGGGCAGTCTGCACGTGCTCGGCGGTGACCTGGCGGGCCTGTTCCAGCGCGGCCCCGGTCAGTGCGTAGTGGGCCAGACGATTGACCTTGCGGGGCATGCCGCGGGTGGCCTGGAACAGCGCCTCCACGGCGGGCGGCTCGAACAGCGGCAGCTCGCAGCCGGCCAGGCGCAGACGATGGGTCAGATAGGCCGGCAACTCCTCGCGGGTCAGCCCGGTCACGTGATGACGCACCACGATGCGCTGGGCGAGCGACTCATGTACCGCCATGCTCAGACGGCGACGCAGCTCCGTGAGTCCCACCAACAGCAGACACAGGCGATTCTCCGAATCCATCTGATAGTTGGTGAGCAGACGCAGATCCTCGAGCACCTCGTTGCGCAGATGATGGGCCTCGTCGATGATCAGGACGGGGCGTTGCTTGGCCTCCAGACTCAAGCGGGTGATCTCGGTGCGGATGGTGCGGAAGGCCGCCGCGCGGTTGCGCTCCACCGGCAGGCCGAGCTCCCAGCCGATGGTCTTGTACATGTCCATCACGTTGCCGGTGGACAGCGGAATGTAGAACACCCGATAGAGGCCCGGATGCAGATCGGCGGCGACCTTGCGGCAGACCGTGGTCTTGCCCGAGCCGGCCTCGCCGGTGATCAGGCCGATGGCACGCAGCTCCAGCAGATGCTTCAGACGTGCCTCGGCCTCGGTGAGGCTGGCGGCGGCGAACAGCGCATCCGGCGGCGGGGTCAGATCGAAGGGAAAGGCCGTGAGGGCGAAGTGTTTGCGGTACATCAGCGGCCCTCCAGGGTGTCGGCATCCGCCTCGGGCAGTTCGCGCAGGCGCAGCGCCGAGGGTGCGGGCTCGGGGACCGGTCCGTCCACGGCCAAGGTGCGCGAGGGACGATCGCGTTTGACGAAACAGTTCGCATACGTCTGGACCGGACGGGCCGGGTCGTGCGCGCGGCCCTCGAAGCAGACCTGAATCGGCCGCTCGGGCGGTGCGTCCGGATCGTAGCGCAGGGTGATGTTCTCCCCGACCAAGGCGGCGTCGACCTCGTAGACCACCCCGTGGAGGCTGACCGTGCGGTCCTTCTGCACCTTGCGCACCGCCTCGTGCAGGAACAGATCGGCCAGGTCCAGGCCGGGCTCGGGAAAGCGCACCGCGGCCCCGGTGCGCGCCCACTGCTCGAGCGGCGTGGCGCCCTCCAGGCCGCGATGCGGGGTGTGGTGATACTCGCCCTCGATCCAGCTGGCGAGGCGGCGGTTGAGTGCCGCGAGGCTCGCCAGATCCGCTTCGGTCAGGCGGGTCAGCAGCTGCGCACGGACCGTTTTGAACCAACGCTCGATCTTGCCCTTGCCTTGCGGTTGATAGGGCCGGGCATGGATCAGCGCGATGCCGAGCTTGGCGCAGACCAGGGCCAACTGCTTGGAGCGATAATTGGCGCCGTTGTCGACATAGAGCTTCTGCGGCAAGCCGCGGCGCAGGATCGCCTGCGCGAGCACCGGCAGAAAGGTTCGGGTGTTCTCCGACAGCGCAAAGGCCGCATAGGGGATCACCCGGGTCGCATCGTCGATGAAGGCGATCAGATAGGTCTTGCGTTTGACCCGCTCCCCGACCACCACGGCCGGACCGTGCATCACGTCGCTCATCCACAGCTCCCCGGCCTGCTCGAAGGCAAAGCGGCGCCGGTCCTGCGCCTGACTCGCCGTCTTGGCCGTGTCCATCAGGCCATGACGGGCGAGCAGGCGATGCACGGTGGAGGGCGGCAGCGGCAGATCGGGCGGGACCTCGGGGCGCCGGCGCACCGCGCGGATCACCAACTGCACCGACAGCTGCGGGTTGGCCTCCTTGGCGGCGAGCAGCGCCTCGACCACGTTCGCGGGCAGGCGGCGCACCTGACCGCGATCGGCACGCGGCTTGGGCAGAAGGGCCTCGAAGCCGCCGCGCCGATAGGCCTTGAGCCAATCGCGGATGGTCTCGGCGGCGACCCGGGTGCGGGTGCTGCCCGGAATGGCGTAGTCGCGCTCGGCCTTGGTCTGGATCGCCTCGTAGAGGCCTTTCTCTTCCTTGGGCCACTGCACGAGTTCGGCAATCACCCCGTAGCGAAACAGGGCGATGTCGTGCTGAAGATCGGTCTGCGGGTCACTCATGGACGCACTCCGCGGCTGACGCAGGCGGTTTGCCTGCGCCGCGGACCCTATGCCGGGCAGCCCGGCGGGTCAGGCCCCGCACGGTGTTGGAGGCGGGGGAGCGCACTGCGGCCCCGGCGGCGCCGGGGCGCGAATCCGAGCGGCTTGGGCAGCACGTCAAGCCAGGCCGCGGCGATCCCGCGCAACGCCACCAGAACCGGCTCCACCTCCAGGTGGTCGGCGAACGCCGTCAGCGTCGGCGCCACGTTCGCGAACGTGTCCCCGAGAACACCCTTGATACGATGCAACGCGCCGTGCACGTCCTGCACACGCCGACGGACCCAGCGCAACGCCCCGGGCAGTTCGATGTCCAGACGTTGGTGCTTGCACAGCGCTTCCAGACTCGGCGCCTGCTCGGCCGCACGCACCACCGCCTCGACCTCGCTCAAGGTGCCCGAGAGGCGCGCCGCCAGACAGTCGGGGAGCAGACTGAAGGTGCGATGCCCCTCGGGACAGTACCAGCGCGCCACCCGCGTGCCGGGCGGGGAGACGCGCTCATAGGTGCCGTGACGCGCAAAGCCGCAATCGCCATGCGGATGCAGCGGACAGCACGGAAGCGTTGCGCTCAACCAGCCTTGTTGCGTAACGTAGTCCGCGCCGGTGAGATGACACTCGAAGCGTAGTTGCACCGGCCATCGGCCCGCACGGTTGCACCCGTGGCGGGCCTTCTCATGTGGAGGAGGGTGAGGCGATTGTGCCGGGACGACCGCGAGGATGCACGCCGGTGAAGCGTGCGGGACATCCGCGCTCCGCGCCTACCGCATTGCCTCACCGGAAAATGACATCACCGGTGGAATACTTCCTGCAAAAACTGCCGGTGGTTTGCGGATCAGGATGGGAAACAACACTTGGTCTTGCGCGCACCCTTCCATTGTCTTTCGA
The sequence above is drawn from the Thiocapsa rosea genome and encodes:
- a CDS encoding ExeA family protein, with the protein product MYRKHFALTAFPFDLTPPPDALFAAASLTEAEARLKHLLELRAIGLITGEAGSGKTTVCRKVAADLHPGLYRVFYIPLSTGNVMDMYKTIGWELGLPVERNRAAAFRTIRTEITRLSLEAKQRPVLIIDEAHHLRNEVLEDLRLLTNYQMDSENRLCLLLVGLTELRRRLSMAVHESLAQRIVVRHHVTGLTREELPAYLTHRLRLAGCELPLFEPPAVEALFQATRGMPRKVNRLAHYALTGAALEQARQVTAEHVQTAREEVAP
- a CDS encoding DUF6399 domain-containing protein is translated as MDRAKHLHAVAQAQQDGQSQRAAVSGAGVARSTLRHWNASPAPSAPAALSAFVETPEGVVWLRRILVAAHWSIGEQGGAGVRVVCDFLERSGLSAFIGASYGAQQAFHAGLEEQIVTAATELRGTLAQAMPHRTLSIAEDETWKDGMRLVGIDAVSNFILLEHRSDERSAAAWTRALEGGLEGLNVTVVQGTSDEAKGLLAHVERDLGAHHATDLFHLQHEVSQAMSLSLKRAEQQAETAETEAKARWQDECAAEQAYHRRRHGPGRPPAFAARIDEALSAYVQASLAREQAHAHRAEAKALIGAFSEVDHPYEIQQGQAQTPEQLEARLGTLFARLEAIAEEADLSERLCAHLAKAKRLTQSLVATLTFFFMMVNTRVQALDLAPAIEQAMLDDLIPALYLERVAARSTRAEPRHRLRALSAQRLAPLRQPSHPIQSLDPQTRHHLEQVAGECADLFQRSSSCVEGRNGFLALYQHGHHRLSPRKQQVLTALHNFAIKRPDGTTAAERFFAQPHPSLFEQVLERMPWPARPARRRPRPARQPYLVPVAA
- a CDS encoding PDDEXK nuclease domain-containing protein; the encoded protein is MSRKKVAQAPETMLAASALLSRIREIWEAARSQAVRSVNSSLVRANWLIGKQIVEAEQGGEFRAEYGAALLKELSAHLIKEFGSGFSVSALQYMRAFYRAYPELLVTIQHAVRVESGAGLVGSVAQIQHAVRGESAASGAGWTPGQLHNGLSWTHYRALLKVERREVRDFYEIETVRNGWSARQLERQINSLLFERLLKSRDKVGVSKLANEGLIPCRPLDAIKDPYVLEFLNLPESHRLVESRVEEALISRLQDFLLELGSGFAFIGRQVRLTLDGDHFYPDLIFYHVKLKCYVVIDIKVAKLTHGDLGQMQMYVHYYDREIAGVDDQPTIGLILCADKNEAMVRYVLDDKSSQIFASRYQFQLPSEEVLRAELRRELDELDGPGAGA
- a CDS encoding site-specific DNA-methyltransferase, producing the protein MADPKKLELTWIGKENRPRLEPRILLEDPARSYLSKHRMTDHDIFDNRLIFGDNLLALKALESEFAGKVKCVFIDPPYNTGSAFTHYDDGLEHSIWLSLMRDRLESIRRLLSDDGSLWITIDDNECHYLKVLCDEAFGRNNFVSNVVWQKTLTRRNDARALSTAHDHVLVYSKSFDRFFVNKLDSSDKQRATYQNRDNDPRGNWLAVPFHAPNIRPNLTYEIITPSGRSLWPPKGRCWSTTRERFEELVADNRIYFGLDGNGMAQRKKFWNESENKMVPWTWWGYEEAGDNREANREAKEISELAGIESKFDTPKPEKLLKRILEIASNPGDLILDSFAGSGTTGAVAHKMGRRWIMVELGEHCHTHIIPRLKKVIDGEDPGGISKAVDWKGGGGFRYYRLAPSLLEKDTWGNWVINRDYNATMLAEALCKLEGFIYAPSDTLYWQHGYSTESDFIYITTANLNHEQLEQLSDEVGPERSLLVLCTAFRARTDLYSNLTVKKIPRQVLSRCEWGRDDYSLRVENLPSAPVAPGQLELFGEKESR
- a CDS encoding ImmA/IrrE family metallo-endopeptidase gives rise to the protein MRYEPVTGVQPEIFRWARVSVGLSVTDVAAMLKRNPEDVAAWEAGTKAPTYPQLETLAYQVYKRPLAVFFLPSPPEEQLPQREFRTLPDADMQTLARDTYLHIRRAHAYQLALRDLDDGHNPAEHLIWKSVSLATSQPLAEQAERIRQHLGITLEKQIRWASDVSALKGWRKAIEDAGVFVFKAAFKQKEISGFCLADDVLPLIYLNNSTTKTRQIFSLLHELAHLLLSMNGLSKLDTGYIDALPKREQRIERFCNAIAAEVLIPTQDFMAETRHLPSDLEPMTDVRFSKLASRYGVSREAGLDHRLVHCC
- a CDS encoding DDE-type integrase/transposase/recombinase is translated as MSDPQTDLQHDIALFRYGVIAELVQWPKEEKGLYEAIQTKAERDYAIPGSTRTRVAAETIRDWLKAYRRGGFEALLPKPRADRGQVRRLPANVVEALLAAKEANPQLSVQLVIRAVRRRPEVPPDLPLPPSTVHRLLARHGLMDTAKTASQAQDRRRFAFEQAGELWMSDVMHGPAVVVGERVKRKTYLIAFIDDATRVIPYAAFALSENTRTFLPVLAQAILRRGLPQKLYVDNGANYRSKQLALVCAKLGIALIHARPYQPQGKGKIERWFKTVRAQLLTRLTEADLASLAALNRRLASWIEGEYHHTPHRGLEGATPLEQWARTGAAVRFPEPGLDLADLFLHEAVRKVQKDRTVSLHGVVYEVDAALVGENITLRYDPDAPPERPIQVCFEGRAHDPARPVQTYANCFVKRDRPSRTLAVDGPVPEPAPSALRLRELPEADADTLEGR